A genomic window from Labeo rohita strain BAU-BD-2019 chromosome 6, IGBB_LRoh.1.0, whole genome shotgun sequence includes:
- the prok2 gene encoding prokineticin-2: protein MTSNILFFLCLVLVSCGSTAVITGACEKDSQCGGGMCCAVSLWIRSLRMCIPMGQEGEDCHPMSHKVPFFGKRLHHTCPCLPNLACITIADGKSKCLPPFPFQDQYL from the exons ATGACATCCAATATTTTGTTCTTTCTCTGCCTGGTGCTGGTGTCTTGTGGTTCGACTGCAGTCATCACTGGG gcATGTGAGAAGGACTCCCAGTGTGGAGGTGGTATGTGTTGTGCAGTCAGCCTGTGGATCCGGAGCCTGCGAATGTGCATCCCAATGGGTCAGGAGGGAGAAGACTGCCATCCAATGAGCCACAAG GTGCCATTCTTTGGCAAGAGACTCCATCATACATGCCCTTGTCTGCCCAACTTAGCCTGCATCACCATAGCTGACGGCAAGTCCAAATGTCTCCCGCCATTTCCATTCCAGGATCAGTACCTCTGA